The window GGGCCATGCCGGCTGGGGCTGCGACCGCCCCGACCATCCCCTGGATCCGGCTGACCTGGAGCGCCAGCTGCGCATCCCCTCCCCCGACAGGATCCATGCGGTGCGCGCCGCCATGGTGGCTGGCCGCAGCGACGACGAGATCCACCGGCTCAGCGCCATCGATCCCTGGTTCCTGGCCAAGCTGCGCCGGATCCTGACGGTCGAAACCACCCTGCTGCGGGGCCGTTCCCTGGAGGCCATCGGGCCTGAGGCCTTCCTGGAGCTCAAGCAGAGCGGCTTCTCTGACCGGCAGATCGCCTGGGCCACGGGCAGCGACGAACTGGCGGTGCGCCGCCGGCGCCAGGGTCTGGGGGTGCGGGCCGTCTTCAAGACCGTCGACACCTGTGCCGCCGAGTTCGCCTCCTCCACGCCCTACCACTACGCCACCTATGAGCGGCCGCTGGAGCGGCTCGAGGCCGACGGTTCCCTCACCGTGCTCGCCCCCGAGGACGAGGTGACCCCCGAGACCCGCCGCAAGGTGATGATCCTGGGCGGAGGCCCCAACCGCATCGGCCAGGGCATCGAGTTCGACTACTGCTGCTGCCACGCCTCCTTCGCCCTGCGGGGGGCCGGCTTCGCCACCGTGATGGTCAACAGCAATCCCGAAACCGTCTCCACCGACTACGACACCAGCGACCGCCTCTACTTCGAGCCCCTCACCCTGGAGGACGTGCTCAACGTCATCGAGGCAGAGAAGCCCGAAGGGGTGATCGTCCAGTTCGGCGGCCAGACGCCCCTGAAGCTGGCGATCCCCTTGCTGCGCTGGCTGGCGAGCGAGGAGGGCCGCGCCACCGGCACCCGGCTCTGGGGCACCTCGCCGGAATCGATCGACCGGGCCGAGGACCGGGAACAGTTCGAGGCGATCCTGCGCCAGCTGGACATCCGCCAGCCCCGCAACGGCCTGGCCCGCACCGACGGGGAGGCCCGGGCGGTGGCGGCGGCCGTGGGGTATCCCGTGGTGGTGCGTCCCAGCTATGTGCTCGGGGGGCGGGCCATGGAGGTGGTCTTCGATGAGGAGGAGCTCAATCGCTACATGGTGGAGGCGGTGCAGGTGGAGCCCGACCACCCGGTGCTGATCGACCAGTACCTGGAGAACGCCATCGAGGTGGATGTTGATGCCCTCTGCGATCGGGAGGGGACGGTGGTGATCGGCGGGCTGATGGAGCACATCGAGCCGGCCGGGATCCACTCGGGCGATTCCGCCTGCGCCCTGCCGTCGGTGTCCCTGGGGTCCGAGGCCCTGGCCACGATTCGTCGCTGGAGCGCGGACCTGGCCCTGGCCCTGGAAGTGCGCGGCCTGATCAACCTTCAGTTCGCGGTGCAGAACGATGGCGCCGGCAACGAAACGGTGTTCATCATCGAAGCCAACCCACGGGCCTCGCGCACCGTCCCCTTCGTGGCCAAGGCCACCGGCGTGCCCCTGGCCAAGATCGCCAGCCAGCTGATGGCCGGCCGCACCCTGGCGGAGCTGGGCCTGCTGGCCGAGCCCCAGCCGCCCCGCCAGACCGTGAAGGAGGCGGTGCTGCCCTTCAAGCGCTTCCCCGGCGCCGACACCCTGCTGGGCCCGGAGATGCGCTCCACCGGCGAGGTGATGGGGATCGCCGCCAGCTTCGGCCTGGCCTACGCCAAGGCCGAACTGGCCGCCGGTGAACCCCTGCCCACCGCCGGCACCGTGTTCCTCTCCACCCACGACCGCGACAAGCCCGCCCTGGTGCCGGTGGCCCGGAATCTGCTGGCGGCGGGCTTCGCCCTCACCGCAACCAACGGCACCGCCGCCATGCTGACGGCGGCCGGCCTGGACGTGACGCCGGTGCTCAAGGTGCACGAGGGCCGGCCCAACATCGAGGACGCGATCCGCTCCGGCCTGGTGCAGCTGATCGTGAACACGCCGGTGGGGCGCCAGGCCGCCCACGACGACCGCTACCTGCGCCTGGCGGCCCTCGACTACGCGGTGCCGACGGTCACGACGATGGCGGCGGCCCGGGCCGCCGTGGAGGCCATCGCCGCCCTGCAGCAGCAGCAGCAGGTGGAGGTGGCCGCCCTGCAGGACATCCACCCGCCCTGGGTAGGGTGAGCGCCCGATCGTCCCTTGCTCCTGTGACCAGCACCCTGGCCGCCCAGCCCGTTGCCCCCGGCACCGACCTGCGCGAGGTCTTCCGCGCCGCCTACGAGAACCGCTACACCTGGGAGCCGGGATTCGGCGGCTATGGCGGCCGCTGCGTCT is drawn from Cyanobium sp. AMD-g and contains these coding sequences:
- the carB gene encoding carbamoyl-phosphate synthase large subunit, giving the protein MPRRTDLRRILLLGSGPIVIGQACEFDYSGTQACKALRAEGYEVVLVNSNPASIMTDPDLADRTYIEPLTPEVVARVIEVERPDALLPTMGGQTALNLAVALAENGTLAAYGVELIGADLAAIRKAEDRLLFKEAMARIGVAVCPSGIANDLEEAIRVGEDIGTYPRIIRPAFTLGGSGGGIAYNPEEFQAFCKSGLEASPVSQILIEKSLLGWKEFELEVMRDTADNVVIVCSIENLDPMGVHTGDSITVAPAQTLTDREYQRLRDQSIAIIREIGVDTGGSNIQFAINPANGDVVVIEMNPRVSRSSALASKATGFPIAKIAARLAVGYTLDEIVNDITGATPACFEPTIDYVVTKIPRFAFEKFRGSPAVLTTSMKSVGEAMAIGRSFEESFQKALRSLETGHAGWGCDRPDHPLDPADLERQLRIPSPDRIHAVRAAMVAGRSDDEIHRLSAIDPWFLAKLRRILTVETTLLRGRSLEAIGPEAFLELKQSGFSDRQIAWATGSDELAVRRRRQGLGVRAVFKTVDTCAAEFASSTPYHYATYERPLERLEADGSLTVLAPEDEVTPETRRKVMILGGGPNRIGQGIEFDYCCCHASFALRGAGFATVMVNSNPETVSTDYDTSDRLYFEPLTLEDVLNVIEAEKPEGVIVQFGGQTPLKLAIPLLRWLASEEGRATGTRLWGTSPESIDRAEDREQFEAILRQLDIRQPRNGLARTDGEARAVAAAVGYPVVVRPSYVLGGRAMEVVFDEEELNRYMVEAVQVEPDHPVLIDQYLENAIEVDVDALCDREGTVVIGGLMEHIEPAGIHSGDSACALPSVSLGSEALATIRRWSADLALALEVRGLINLQFAVQNDGAGNETVFIIEANPRASRTVPFVAKATGVPLAKIASQLMAGRTLAELGLLAEPQPPRQTVKEAVLPFKRFPGADTLLGPEMRSTGEVMGIAASFGLAYAKAELAAGEPLPTAGTVFLSTHDRDKPALVPVARNLLAAGFALTATNGTAAMLTAAGLDVTPVLKVHEGRPNIEDAIRSGLVQLIVNTPVGRQAAHDDRYLRLAALDYAVPTVTTMAAARAAVEAIAALQQQQQVEVAALQDIHPPWVG